From one Plasmodium yoelii strain 17X genome assembly, chromosome: 12 genomic stretch:
- a CDS encoding Cg7 protein, putative, whose amino-acid sequence MDGEEIVCVHMNLKFLIFKNIEKNEDNYLCNDFIIDLADVEDIESSNISKGYFIKKFHEFLKKKKKNEYECVINGTITEVANFFFQNIELFIKIKKIQYEVENKIGDLNKYDKNRQIGDTDYTFPNKDFGINKNIINLIKSIDVQNDLNFENNDNIYFKCLFKDLINNFEFIENKQYENISNFYISNNLIFSINLKFEEYSIYKNYIQSENIINLADNSYLARYPNYENGKNIRNMNNNNMYTEKTENKINHILNIFNFKNIFFLYINFDQYKKEFFIDNDVEVSVGNIVHTITPNSCIDDNKNDNINNKIDDETDNIYIKNNNEELNDNIYNKNNIGCHFSLIFVDKIKEINDYFLINDIYIYVNKIQLEVDKRPLLFQKNININKNDDNENYINKKKDTWEIYSDFRQISYDLVTSSNSIPNLKFKATIIYFPLNSNYNNIRSDIEDNYNFTNIQQIMTTQNDQITVSHHRIHKNDEDNNKNYSFGKGHKNVCEYFGINNRTNNITGNWELPIIPEKNDNIIVCNIFLSAINCHILELSNIYAEKNKNKQNNFFIKMESNIMGNSFVSPLYIFEENKKIELKNCHLDCEVELKESELLSYFENKKILFELSIKEQDNNINIGKGEINVKNILNKLIETLESEKSKGYYKHKLSISLYLNVFKEKYLTSEIDAEIYFSINDKKDKMLEKKTNLVESKLCTYGNPIHNPVINEWNAETGNIPSNIYEFKLWKENEEKLMKEILKKKEENLIKKLTKKYEQMEKERKNELEIKKNKVKEIIIKMKEDEINILNSRNELKLKDQELNSEISNIENKLKQIKVAYEKSLSNFKKSIRHNNLNDSILEENSVLKTNYKKLKNDIKNLKKENEKMKEMLSKYDNNKDNTIVSNKHFHELKGGKNNDEINDVKNFNTSQIENYIKNIKKNRKLMLKLLTNFVLNFEYIYDQTYNEKLEDNFRSLLKIINQIKTIINKEIKNDQPLFSDFENTIENESDFYLKKNEEQDKTQKGENENYENDKNKFVKDKGAINKYYNKTNYFTELKKKEIFYNSNDEENQNNNYKFTKLIPKEEKKNTNEIKPNIVEDSNKIVNVNKTKIAENLKSEINRLIQNGIYNENDQIIINMKKKLNSLILNI is encoded by the exons ATGGATGGTGAAGAAATTGTGTGTGTTCATATGAACttgaaatttttaatttttaagaatatagaaaaaaatgaagataattATTTGTGTAATGATTTTATAATAGATTTAGCTGATGTTGAAGATATTGAATCTAGTAATATTTCGAAAggatattttataaaaaagtttcatgaatttttaaaaaaaaaaaaaaaaaatgaatatgaatGTGTTATAAATGGAACAATAACAGAAGTtgcaaattttttttttcagaatatcgaattatttattaaaataaaaaaaatacaatatgaAGTAGAGAATAAAATTGGCGACCTTAATAAATATGACAAAAACAGACAAATCGGAGATACGGATTATACATTTCCTAATAAAGATTTTgggataaataaaaatataataaatttaataaaaagtaTAGATGTacaaaatgatttaaattttgaaaataatgataatatatattttaaatgtttatttaaagatttaataaataattttgaatttattgaaaataagcaatatgaaaatataagtaatttttatatatctaacaatttaattttttccataaatttaaaatttgaagaatattctatatataaaaattatatacaatctgaaaatataataaatttggcAGATAATTCATATTTGGCTAGATATccaaattatgaaaatggaaaaaatattcgtaatatgaacaataataatatgtatacaGAAAAGacagaaaataaaattaaccatatattaaatatatttaattttaaaaacatattttttttatacattaattttgatcaatataaaaaagaattttttatagataacgaTGTAGAAGTTAGTGTAGGAAATATTGTCCATACCATAACCCCGAATTCATGTAtagatgataataaaaatgataacataaataataaaatagatgATGAGAcagataatatttatataaaaaataataatgaagaacttaatgataatatatataataagaatAATATTGGATGtcatttttcattaatttttgttgataaaataaaagaaataaatgattattttttaattaatgatatatatatttatgttaataaaatacaattGGAAGTAGATAAAAGACCATTactttttcaaaaaaatattaatattaacaaaaatgatgataatgaaaattatataaataaaaaaaaagacacaTGGGAAATTTATTCCGATTTTAGACAAATTTCTTATGATCTAGTTACTTCTTCTAATTCTATACCTAATTTAAAATTCAAAGCtacaattatttatttccctTTAAACTCAaattataacaatattaGATCTGACATTGAAGATAactataattttacaaaCATACAACAAATAATGACTACCCAAAATGACCAAATTACCGTATCACATCATagaatacataaaaatgatgaagacaataataaaaattactCTTTTGGTAAAGGTCATAAAAATGTGTGTGAATATTTTGGTATAAATAATcgaacaaataatataacagGAAATTGGGAATTGCCTATAATCcctgaaaaaaatgataatataattgtatgtaatatttttttatcggCTATAAATTGTCACATTCTTGAACttagtaatatatatgcagaaaaaaacaaaaataaacaaaataatttttttataaaaatggaatcTAATATAATGGGGAATAGTTTTGTATCccctttatatattttcgaGGAAAACAAAAAG attgaattaaaaaattgccATCTGGATTGTGAGGTCGAATTGAAAGAGAGTGAGCTATTGtcatattttgaaaataaaaaaatattattcgaATTATCGATCAAAGAAcaagataataatattaacatagGGAAAGGTGAaattaatgtaaaaaatatacttaaCAAATTAATAGAAACATTAGAATCTGAAAAGAGTAAAGGTTATTATAAACATAAATTGAGCATATCTCTATATTTGAATGtatttaaagaaaaatatttaacatCTGAAATAGATGCcgaaatatattttagtataaatgataaaaaagacaaaatgttagagaaaaaaacaaatttggTAGAAAGCAAATTATGTACATATGGAAATCCAATTCATAATCCTGTAATTAACGAATGGAATGCTGAAACGGGTAACATACCATCTAACatatatgaatttaaatTATGGAAAGAAAACgaagaaaaattaatgaaagaaatacttaaaaaaaaagaagaaaatttaataaaaaaattaacaaaaaaatatgaacaaatggAAAAAGAACGAAAAAATGAactagaaataaaaaaaaataaagttaaagaaattataataaaaatgaaagaagacgaaataaatatattaaatagtagaaatgaattaaaattaaaagatcAAGAATTAAATAGTGAAATAtcaaatatagaaaataaactaaaacaaataaaagtTGCTTATGAAAAATCTTTAagtaattttaaaaaaagcaTAAGACATAATAACTTAAATGATAGCATATTAGAAGAAAATAGTGTGTTAAAAacgaattataaaaaattaaaaaatgatataaaaaatttgaaaaaagaaaatgaaaaaatgaaagaaatgTTAAGcaaatatgataataataaagataatacAATTGTAAGTAATAAACATTTTCACGAATTAAAAGGGGGAAAAAATAACGACGAAATAAATGATGtgaaaaattttaatacTAGCCAAattgaaaattatattaaaaatataaaaaaaaatagaaaactTATGTTAAAGCTGTTAACAAATTTTGTACtaaattttgaatatatatatgaccaaacatataatgaaaaactTGAAGATAATTTCCGTTCCCtcttaaaaattattaatcaaattaaaactattataaataaagaaataaaaaatgatcaGCCTTTATTTAGTGATTTTGAAAATACAATTGAAAACGAAAGcgatttttatttgaaaaaaaatgaagaacaAGATAAAACCCAAAAGGGCGAAAATGAAAACTacgaaaatgataaaaacaaatttgtAAAAGATAAGGGtgcaataaataaatattataataagacaaattattttacagaattaaaaaaaaaagaaatattttataattcaaatgatgaagaaaatcaaaataataactaCAAATTTACTAAACTTATTccaaaagaagaaaaaaaaaataccaatGAAATAAAACCAAATATTGTGGAAGATTCtaataaaattgtaaatgttaacaaaacaaaaattgCTGAAAATTTGAAAAGTGAAATAAACAGATTAATACAAAAtggtatatataatgaaaatgatcaaataattattaatatgaaaaaaaaattaaattctctcattttaaatatttaa
- a CDS encoding Cg2 protein, putative has protein sequence MKQPEDEDGEYGEYKGVSYSLIIKKVVRRSINDWNVFCERVENDNGNNSDYLISALIQYCRHMRECYLKILELEKYREMYKDIIEVIKNILYFKENYNELKTKYEYDIYLCKLKTLNLQLNQNNVLCALDLLSTKKYTRFPIQFKQILKSPFDPVLLELNKYKIEILKKKIIDEFLINYYISKIPKEKVNFKFSQGLIELEIINQVKIKFITDFLTCTIIDVNILFLNNINLHISHNYNLMVLINYAIMKRMLNKTNNMIGEGDISNHSQLFENDNNFIKDHKTEILKNNITISDTTSTDYSEFSENDTYESSLSDGENNNIKFMYNPTQKQIGDIFYTYNKRKDVGNIENYYKNSKGKGKEKGKELELSDIYYEIYKTSNFYCNTQILEFFKAYLNQYNSYNYIKKQFQIYKKYKKTNKIDFTPSCYNYHIDDSNCLLYLDIYLYDVEFRKELYNFFEKYKISILNENSEKKIILQFILNNKNGNVKIKLWPFDYFNKLNKKKREEIQFDNILSYYEFIMCLFLKKKIKTICSYNPLYIHLETWISKVSTCLTYFLFSILKIFCTKSTKFIIEKYISIQNKYGPKLIKCDHTHISENSYLENTTTYNELITDYFFDINTIEKNIQCVEICKLGKKENSMFNIGEVSTNVSTEINEEDNIYLKNKLEIMEVKKNKNDEILYILRYIFYGQKIDLFMNNQNDKYIFKCHWDSIFLNVISLKYNLKIIIYIIYLLKCYSKYIYLYNLLKDKFKNNIKPGKDFPFELKIENLYPNLLFSKLKLHEFLKKYDYSSNIVLTNFIEQFFEHINFFYYLPSENGNKIKCMDTELEEGIKKAIYENIQKDNEQNEEKDKYRNNFFSTFYFKLYITGSDIPFFICIFIENNFIFHTSIVVSFENSYEKKDKNLDKKNEENQKDHSKKGVNNYFIIPLIHKKCSIDNNVNYYFDGLNQMIISFSNMLISLQKILQVNFYCSVLSPFNCEPDDITESVPNESNNVEGFEKELPQNQENDEGILGFINDEIYKRNKKKWENRSIDLEYFINRVRGENKKSEGVKSEDAIGEDAMGENVMGENVMGEDEKEQIKNSMLQFYCQLNDEYDINKEYITNHGKDNKFIFIIKISIHGSFFFKIPIKRQKRYIKIDGFHKMENKKLVTLFYGSIIVNMKIKNLEIEDREGFDKLYKEWNIENKKIENNNYDKKENCVYGEEKEEKKLYDESNKQIEFLNNTIKDWGLLKEIHIILNGKNSVSKILDIFSVIIKSMFVINFFTELYYIEKMITPTFIIRNSHLANIDIMYLCSYDSNIVCSIFFDILGGKGRDISNVNYNDLRYCKQNKNDQDGDKKNRDVDKNNQDTNTNGNIENNLINEDLFGYSDILNKYEHYNNNENENPNYEKILKSLLFINICFNSSNEYINKIYLGEKENFNIYLKKKKNIFDLLKLISLTFEFHLNLHILINKTNNYLNKEYFLSQVITTNLFEIYYINLMTIILQFKKENNISIDTQKTNNNSYDENKNSNIDELSFYIILHPENFSKIVIIPHFSNNSPNENYSYIINNFFKKNEIFSELSKTKIADIFTCTNSSSLVPNKNIESSNFGENNNNISNQSKNNLLSAYPDQTSNQLVNAMGKEKHDGNNNGNNNDNNYGDNNYGGNNYGGNIIIDNLNVEDLFVFLFLKFCKIINLKNDQNSDELYDYTFSQTQDKRTSINFKDLKSNYKKYKTYNISNDEMNNSIFEKELEIFEEYDTFINNIKYIFKLKNNIIISQIDFFRPTFLYATLYTLLEFIVSLKKWLIMFDHLKMEYTNFTISQSNLPNVFQYMTATKRQSPNQEMSQSPNQEMSQSPNQEMSQSPNQEMSQLPNQERSKEMSQERSKEMPQEMSNGQNSNIYIHLVWFVYNVKTLHLEKLENKDEQNNKRYYGYFHGDNKEESDFNHINNSIELESRKTKKIKIEQVENLGDVSNEEKVKKKEESIIENEIKLNKSFQVMENKNILHMLNDRINIGEINTEKLYYMINAYSYNNHNIFFKKNQKNPQKIIKKGFIEKVYLFQKLRLKKWDERKVIPKNFDDKLKNENDDNNNNNIKIDINMYADFSNNFKVINGCDIHYLLNSFVVYFENIGEEIDKQDSWFYRQKTISDNITPSERFILNENNILKETSKLNSALNIIYKYIRIWLFKMRDNNIISFFNTINQIIYNQKNMCEFASLVFNSVLSYEEYLKFWTLKNTNQQFSMPFIETEFLFFDDKMDKINSQLERKQHFLKMRKYKFVEYIIPFKTSIQNYMTYREVATNATNRAITNGAITDKAITNGAITDKAVADNKVKGYDKITVKYKIWKYMPCPFKEIYIDHEKQKFISLNKNESISLTFKIASIPVKNLKEVYINNDSYIKFLIYNNIDLNLAHQKVMQILQAYNLMPNYSLVASQTILHSETFDILLKNSNKENNQNKA, from the coding sequence atgaaacaacCAGAAGATGAAGATGGTGAGTATGGGGAATATAAAGGAGTTAGTTAttctttaattataaaaaaagttgTGAGAAGATCAATAAATGATTGGAATGTATTTTGTGAAAGAGTAGAAAATGACAATGGAAATAATTCTGATTATTTAATTAGCGCTTTGATACAATATTGTAGACATATGAGAGAgtgttatttaaaaattttagaattagaaaaatatagAGAAATGTATAAAGATATTATtgaagtaataaaaaatatattatattttaaagaaaattataatgaattaaaaacaaaatatgaatatgatatatatttatgtaaattAAAAACATTAAATTTACAATTAAATCAGAATAATGTTTTGTGTGCATTAGATTTATTAtctacaaaaaaatatacaagaTTTCCGATACAGTTTAAACAGATTCTAAAATCACCTTTTGATCCGGTTTTActtgaattaaataaatataaaatcgaaattttaaaaaaaaaaattatagatgaatttttaattaattattatatatcaaaaatacCAAAAGAAAAagttaattttaaattttctcAAGGTTTAATAGAATTAGAAATAATTAAccaagtaaaaataaaatttattacagATTTTTTAACATGTACAATAATCgatgttaatatattatttttaaataatataaatcttCATATATCACATAACTACAATTTAATGGTTTTGATTAATTATGCAATTATGAAAAGAATGTTAAATAAAACTAATAATATGATTGGAGAAGGTGATATTTCAAATCATAGTCAACTatttgaaaatgataataattttattaaagaTCATAAGAcagaaattttaaaaaataatataactaTTTCTGATACAACAAGTACTGATTATTCAGAATTTAGTGAAAATGATACTTATGAATCTTCATTATCAGAtggtgaaaataataatataaaatttatgtataacCCTACACAGAAACAAATAggtgatatattttatacatataataaaagaaaggATGTAggaaatatagaaaattattataaaaatagtaaaggAAAAGGAAAAGAAAAAGGAAAAGAACTTGAACTTTcggatatatattatgaaatatataaaactaGTAATTTTTATTGTAATACTCAAATTTTAGAATTTTTTAAAGCATATTTAAATCaatataattcatataattatataaaaaaacaatttcaaatttataaaaaatataaaaaaacaaataaaattgattttACACCCTCTTGttataattatcatataGATGATTCTAATTGCTTACTTTATTTagacatatatttatatgatgtTGAATTTAGAaaagaattatataatttttttgaaaaatataaaatatctatattaaatgaaaatagtgaaaaaaaaattatattacaatttattttaaataataaaaatgggaatgtaaaaattaagttatggccatttgattattttaataaattaaataaaaaaaaaagagaagaaATACAATTCgataatattttatcttattatgaatttattatgtgtttatttttgaaaaaaaaaataaaaacaatttgtTCTTATAATcctttatatattcatcttGAAACTTGGATCTCAAAAGTTTCGACTtgtttaacatattttttgttttctatacttaaaatattttgtacAAAATCTACAAAATTTAtcatagaaaaatatatttctattcaaaataaatatggaccaaaattaataaaatgtgaTCATACACATATATCAGAAAATTCATATTTGGAAAATACAACCacatataatgaattaataactgattatttttttgatattaacactattgaaaaaaatatacaatgtGTAGAAATTTGCAAACTTGgaaaaaaagagaatagCATGTTTAACATTGGAGAGGTTAGTACAAATGTGTCAACagaaataaatgaagaagataatatttatttaaaaaataaacttgAAATAATGGAAgtgaagaaaaataaaaatgatgaaattttatacatactaagatatatattttatggacaaaaaattgatttatttatgaataatcaaaatgataaatatatatttaaatgtcATTGGGatagtatttttttgaatgtaattagtttaaaatataatttaaaaataataatatatataatatatttgttaaaatgTTATtcaaagtatatatatttatataatttattaaaagacaaattcaaaaataatataaaaccagGAAAAGATTTCCCttttgaattaaaaattgAGAATTTATATCCAAATCttcttttttcaaaattaaaattacatgaatttttaaaaaaatatgactaTTCATCAAACATagttttaacaaattttattgAGCAATTTTTTGAGcacattaattttttttattatctccCTTCGGAAAAtggtaataaaataaaatgcatGGATACTGAGCTTGAAGAGGGAATTAAAAAGgctatatatgaaaatatccAAAAAGATAACgaacaaaatgaagaaaaagataaatatcgaaataactttttttctacattttatttcaaattatatataactgGTAGTgatattccattttttatatgcatttttattgaaaacaattttatatttcataCATCTATTGTTGTATCTTTTGAAAAttcatatgaaaaaaaagataaaaatttagataaaaaaaatgaagaaaatcaAAAAGACCATTCAAAAAAAGgtgtaaataattattttataattcctttaattcataaaaaatgttcAATTGATAACAAtgtgaattattattttgatggTTTGAATCAAATGATAATATCCTTTTCAAATATGCTTATATCTTTACAGAAAATTTTACAGgttaatttttattgttcAGTTTTATCCCCATTCAATTGTGAACCAGACGATATAACCGAATCGGTTCCGAATGAGAGTAATAATGTTGAGGGTTTTGAAAAGGAGCTGCCACAAAATcaagaaaatgatgaagGCATACTTGGATTTATCAATGATGAAATTTACAAacgaaacaaaaaaaaatgggaaaatagGTCAATAGATTTGGAATACTTTATAAATCGAGTACGTGgcgaaaataaaaaaagtgagGGTGTAAAAAGTGAAGATGCGATAGGTGAAGATGCGATGGGTGAAAATGTGATGGGTGAAAATGTGATGGGTGAAGATGAAAAGGAACAGATAAAAAATTCCATGCTACAATTTTATTGCCAATTAAATGATgaatatgatataaataaagagtATATAACAAATCATGGaaaagataataaatttatattcataataaaaataagtatacatggttcctttttttttaaaattccTATAAAGAGAcaaaaaagatatattaaaattgacGGTTTTcataaaatggaaaataaaaaattggtCACTCTTTTTTATGGAAGCATAATTGTAAacatgaaaataaagaatctAGAAATAGAGGATAGAGAAGGGtttgataaattatataaagaatggaatatagaaaataaaaaaatagagaataataattatgataaaaaagaaaattgtgTATATGgagaagaaaaagaagagaAAAAGTTATATGATGAatcaaataaacaaattgaatttttgaataatacaataaaagaTTGGGGTTTATTAAAAGAgatacatataattttaaatggTAAAAATAGTGTGTCAAAAATTTTGGATATTTTTTCAGTTATTATCAAAAGTATGTttgttataaattttttcactgaattatattatattgaaaaaatgaTAACTCCAACTTTTATTATTCGGAATTCACATTTAGctaatatagatattatgTATTTATGTAGTTATGATAGCAATATAGTATgctctattttttttgatattttggGTGGAAAGGGTAGAGACATATCTAATGTTAATTATAACGATCTTAGGTAttgtaaacaaaataaaaacgaTCAGGATGGGGATAAAAAGAATCGGGATGTGGATAAAAACAATCAGGATACGAATACAAATGGAAATAtcgaaaataatttaattaatgaaGATTTATTTGGATACTCAGATATATTGAATAAATATGAACATTATaacaataatgaaaatgaaaacccaaattatgaaaaaatattaaaatctttattatttattaatatatgttttaattcttctaatgaatatattaataaaatatatttaggagaaaaagaaaattttaatatatatttaaaaaaaaaaaaaaatatttttgatttgcTAAAATTAATATCTTTAACTTTTGAGTTCCATTTAAATTTACacattttaattaataaaacaaataattatttgaataaagaatattttttaagtcaAGTTATTACAACTAATCTTTTTGAGATATATTACATAAATCTAATGACTATAATtttacaatttaaaaaagaaaataacatATCTATTGATACccaaaaaacaaataataatagttatgatgaaaataaaaattcaaatattgATGAGCTgtctttttatataattctaCATCCTgaaaatttttcaaaaatcgTTATAATTCCACATTTTAGTAATAACTCACCAAATGAAAATTACAGTTATATAATTAACAactttttcaaaaaaaatgaaatattttctGAACTCAGCAAAACAAAAATAGCTGATATATTTACTTGTACAAATAGCTCATCCTTAGttcctaataaaaatattgaatcTTCAAATTTtggagaaaataataataatatatcaaatcagagtaaaaataatttattatctgCTTACCCTGACCAGACTTCTAATCAATTAGTTAATGCAATGGGTAAAGAAAAACACGATGGCAATAATAATGgcaataataatgacaataatTATGGTGACAATAATTATGGTGGCAATAATTATGGTggcaatattattattgacAATTTAAATGTTGAagatttgtttgtttttttatttttaaaattttgtaagataataaatttaaaaaatgaccAAAATTCTGACGAACTTTATGACTACACATTTAGTCAAACACAAGATAAAAGAACatcaattaattttaaagatttaaaatcgaattataaaaaatataaaacctATAATATCTCTAATGATGAAATGAATAATTCCATTTTTGAAAAAGAGTTGGAAATATTTGAAGAATATGatacatttataaataatattaaatatatatttaaactcaaaaataatattattatttcacAAATCGATTTTTTTCGTccaacatttttatatgcaACATTATATACACTATTAGAATTCATAGTAAGCTTAAAAAAATGGCTTATTATGTTTGACCATTTAAAAATGgaatatacaaattttactATATCTCAATCTAACCTTCCAAACGTTTTTCAATATATGACTGCAACAAAACGGCAATCGCCTAATCAAGAAATGTCGCAATCGCCTAATCAAGAAATGTCGCAATCGCCTAATCAAGAAATGTCGCAATCGCCTAATCAAGAAATGTCGCAATTACCTAATCAAGAAAGGTCGAAAGAAATGTCGCAAGAAAGGTCGAAAGAAATGCCGCAAGAGATGTCAAATGGCcaaaatagtaatatatatatacatttagtTTGGTTTGTTTATAATGTAAAAACATTACATTtagaaaaattagaaaataaagatgaacaaaataataaaagatacTATGGATATTTTCATGGTGATAATAAGGAAGAGAGTGATTTCAACCACATAAATAATTCTATTGAATTGGAAAgtagaaaaacaaaaaaaataaaaatagaacaAGTCGAAAATTTAGGAGATGTTTCAAATGAGGAAAAAGTTAAAAAGAAGGAAGAAAGCATTATCGAAAATGAGATAAAATTGAATAAAAGTTTCCAAGttatggaaaataaaaatattttacacaTGCTAAATGATCGTATTAACATAGGTGAAATAAATacagaaaaattatattatatgataaATGCCTATTCttataataatcataatatattttttaaaaaaaatcaaaaaaatccccaaaaaattattaaaaaaggtTTTATAGAAAAAGTGTATCTCTTTCAAAAACTGAGACTAAAAAAATGGGATGAAAGAAAAGTGATACCTAAAAACTTTGacgataaattaaaaaatgaaaatgatgacaataataataataatatcaaaatagatataaatatgtatgcagatttttcaaataatttcAAGGTCATAAATGGATGTGatatacattatttattaaattcatttgtcgtatattttgaaaatatcgGAGAAGAAATAGACAAACAAGATTCATGGTTTTATCGCCAAAAGACTATAAGTGATAATATAACCCCATCCGAacgttttattttaaatgaaaataatattttaaaagaaacTTCAAAATTAAATTCAGCActcaatattatttataagtaTATACGTATATGGTTATTCAAAATGAgagataataatattatatctttttttaatacaattaatcaaattatatataaccaaaaaaatatgtgtgAATTCGCATCTTTAGTTTTTAATTCTGTTTTATCTTATGAAGAATATTTAAAGTTTTGGACTTTGAAAAACACAAACCAACAATTTTCGATGCCATTTATCGAAAcagaatttttattttttgatgacaaaatggataaaataaattctcAATTGGAAAGAAAACAACATTTCCTGAAAAtgagaaaatataaatttgttgaatatataataccTTTCAAAACTTCTATTCAAAATTACATGACATATAGAGAAGTAGCAACCAATGCAACAAATCGTGCAATAACCAACGGGGCAATAACCGATAAGGCAATAACCAACGGGGCAATAACCGACAAGGCAGTAGCTGATAATAAAGTGAAGGGATATGATAAAATTACAgttaaatacaaaatatgGAAATATATGCCATGCCCATTtaaggaaatatatatagaccatgaaaaacaaaaatttatttcCCTCAATAAAAACGAATCTATTAGTTTAACTTTTAAAATAGCTTCTATACCcgttaaaaatttaaaggaagtttacataaataatgattcatatattaaatttcttatttataataatattgatttAAATTTAGCTCATCAAAAAGTTATGCAGATATTACAAGCTTATAATTTGATGCCAAATTATTCGCTAGTTGCTTCACAAACGATTTTGCATTCAGAGActtttgatatattattgaaaaattcGAATAAGGAGAACAATCAAAACAAAGCTTAA